A single Cucumis melo cultivar AY chromosome 4, USDA_Cmelo_AY_1.0, whole genome shotgun sequence DNA region contains:
- the LOC103503478 gene encoding expansin-like B1, producing MEGSNKCGFLGYLFLLLVLLPVMCYSQDNFVYSRATYYGSPDCYGTPSGACGFGEFGRTVNDGNVAAVSYLYRNGSGCGACYQVRCTNPKYCSGSGAIVVVTDHGEGDYTDFILSPRAYAKMAHPNTALQLFSYGVVDVEFRRVSCQYPYYNTLKFKVHEHSRFPDYLAILIIYVAGKNDITAVELWQEDCNEWKGMRRSHGAVWDMANPPKDNIKLRFQVSGSMGYGNWIVANNALPSYWKPGVAYDTDINLY from the exons atggaggGTTCGAATAAATGTGGGTTTTTGGGATACCTATTCTTATTGCTTGTGCTCTTGCCTGTTATGTGCTATTCTCAAGACAATTTTGTTTACTCTAGAGCCACCTATTATGGCAGCCCTGATTGCTATGGAACACCAT CTGGGGCTTGTGGATTTGGTGAATTTGGAAGGACAGTGAATGATGGCAATGTTGCTGCAGTTTCATATCTTTATAGGAATGGTTCTGGTTGTGGTGCATGTTATCAG GTTAGGTGCACAAATCCAAAATATTGTAGTGGAAGTGGAGCAATTGTGGTGGTGACAGACCATGGTGAAGGGGATTACACTGACTTTATATTAAGCCCAAGAGCCTATGCAAAAATGGCTCATCCAAACACAGCCTTACAATTATTTTCATACGgtgttgttgatgttgaatTCAGAAGGGTTTCTTGCCAATACCCATATTACAATACTCTCAAATTTAAGGTTCATGAGCATAGCAGATTCCCTGACTATTTGGCCATTCTTATCATTTATGTTGCTGGCAAAAATGACATCACTGCTGTTGAATTGTGGCAG GAGGATTGCAATGAATGGAAAGGAATGAGGAGATCCCATGGAGCTGTTTGGGATATGGCAAATCCTCCTAAAGATAACATAAAATTGAGGTTTCAAGTGAGTGGAAGTATGGGATATGGAAATTGGATTGTTGCAAACAATGCTCTCCCAAGTTATTGGAAGCCAGGAGTTGCTTATGACACTGATATTAACCTCTATTAA
- the LOC103503480 gene encoding cationic amino acid transporter 6, chloroplastic-like, whose protein sequence is MATAVFSTFLRHYLYSLSQTPHRLRKRMLATWTPDQELNQVRQRSGADMKRKLKWFDLIALGVGGMLGVGVFVTTGPVALHVTGPAVFLSYIIAGISALLSSLCYTEFSVHVSAAGGAFSYLRLTFGEFVGYFAGANIIMEYVLSNAAVARSFTEYLCVAFGESEPNAWRVEVHGLLNGYNMLDFPAVGLILLLTLCLCHSTKESSTLNLIMTIFHVIFFGFIIGCGMYKGSAKNLVKPDGLAPFGVKGVLDGAAIVYFSYIGYDSASTLAEEIQNPTKSLPIGIVGSVIITSALYCLMALSLSLMLPYNQISEKAAFSMAFQRIGWKWASNLIGGGASLGIVASLLVAMLGQARYLCAIGRARLVPFWLAKVHPSTGTPLNATLFLGLCTASIALFTELYIVIEMISIGTLIVFYLVANATIYRRYAMVSKHPPSRILLFLLLLSCSAIGFSLSWKLNQQWWPGLLFFSVSTIFIITFFHYKFPSHNSSDAWSVPYMPWPAATSIFLNVFLMTTLRMLSFQRFAIWSCLITLFYVVYGVHSTYKAEEIIMEVNNRVGEVTNNNNNNNVNSTIQQSKLDIQVL, encoded by the exons ATGGCCACTGCCGTGTTCTCCACCTTCCTCCGCCACTACCTCTACTCGTTGTCCCAAACGCCTCACCGACTACGAAAGAGAATGCTAGCAACATGGACTCCTGATCAAGAACTTAACCAAGTTAGGCAAAGGTCAGGAGCTGACATGAAGAGGAAGCTCAAGTGGTTTGATTTAATCGCTCTCGGAGTCGGAGGAATGCTCGGTGTTGGCGTCTTCGTCACTACTGGCCCTGTCGCCCTCCACGTCACCGGCCCCGCCGTTTTCTTGTCCTATATTATAGCTGGAATATCCGCTCTTCTTTCCTCTCTATGTTACACCGAATTCTCCGTCCATGTCTCCGCTGCTGGCGGCGCTTTCAGTTACTTAAGACTCACTTTCG GAGAGTTCGTGGGATATTTTGCTGGAGCAAACATTATAATGGAATATGTGTTGTCAAATGCTGCAGTGGCAAGAAGTTTTACAGAATATTTATGTGTTGCATTTGGAGAAAGTGAACCAAATGCATGGAGAGTGGAAGTTCATGGTTTGTTGAATGGTTATAATATGTTGGATTTTCCTGCTGTGGGTCTCATTCTTCTTCTCACTCTTTGTCTTTGCCACAG TACAAAGGAGAGTTCAACATTAAACCTAATAATGACAATATTCCATGTGATATTCTTTGGGTTTATAATTGGTTGTGGGATGTACAAAGGAAGTGCGAAGAATTTAGTAAAGCCTGATGGATTAGCTCCTTTTGGAGTTAAAGGTGTATTGGATGGTGCAGCTATTGTTTACTTCAGCTATATAGGCTATGATTCAGCTTCAACACTTGCTGAAGAAATACAAAACCCTACAAAAAGCCTTCCAATTGGCATAGTGGGTTCTGTTATTATTACTTCTGCTCTCTATTGTCTCATGGCTTTGTCTCTCTCACTTATGCTCCCTTACAATCAG ataTCAGAGAAAGCAGCATTTTCAATGGCTTTTCAAAGGATTGGTTGGAAGTGGGCAAGCAATTTAATAGGTGGTGGAGCAAGCTTAGGAATTGTGGCTTCTCTTCTTGTGGCTATGTTGGGACAAGCAAGATACCTTTGCGCTATTGGGAGGGCTAGGTTAGTCCCTTTTTGGCTCGCCAAGGTTCATCCTTCTACCGGCACACCATTGAATGCCACTCTCTTCTTGg GACTTTGTACAGCTTCAATTGCTCTCTTTACTGAGCTTTACATAGTGATTGAAATGATTTCAATTGGGACACTCATTGTGTTTTACCTAGTAGCGAATGCAACCATCTATCGTCGATACGCCATGGTAAGCAAACATCCCCCGTCTCGTATTCTCCTCTTCCTTCTCCTCCTTTCATGTTCGGCCATCGGTTTCTCCCTATCATGGAAACTCAACCAACAATGGTGGCCGGGTCTTTTGTTCTTCAGCGTATCGACGATCTTTATCATTACCTTCTTTCACTACAAATTTCCAAGCCACAACTCAAGCGATGCGTGGTCGGTGCCCTACATGCCATGGCCAGCTGCAACATCGATATTCCTTAACGTGTTCCTGATGACCACATTGAGGATGTTGTCATTTCAAAGATTTGCAATATGGTCGTGCTTGATAACCTTATTCTATGTGGTGTATGGTGTTCATTCAACTTACAAAGCTGAGGAGATTATTATGGAGGTGAATAATAGGGTTGGTGAAGTGaccaacaacaataacaataataatgtgAATTCAACGATCCAACAAAGCAAGCTGGATATACAAGTGCTTTGA